In Calorimonas adulescens, one DNA window encodes the following:
- the cobM gene encoding precorrin-4 C(11)-methyltransferase translates to MIYFIGAGPGDPELITLKGAKIIQSCDVIIYAGSLVNKEILKYVKPEAEIYNSALMNLDEIIEIMMNAHKEGKDVARIHTGDPAIYGAIHEQIVMLEEENIDYEVIPGVSSFLAAAAVLKKELTIPEITQTVIITRIGGRTKVPPEQELKDLSRHRATMAIFLSVQEIDRVVSELKEGYQETTPVAVIYKATWEDQVIVTGTLGDISQKVKLKGINKTAMILVGDFLKDIKAYSKLYDREFSHSFRGKEDL, encoded by the coding sequence GTGATTTATTTTATTGGTGCGGGTCCAGGAGACCCTGAACTTATAACATTAAAAGGGGCGAAAATAATACAGTCTTGCGACGTCATCATATACGCAGGGTCACTTGTCAATAAAGAGATATTGAAATACGTAAAACCAGAGGCTGAAATTTACAATAGCGCTTTAATGAACCTTGATGAAATAATTGAAATCATGATGAATGCTCACAAAGAGGGGAAAGATGTAGCAAGAATACACACAGGAGACCCTGCTATTTACGGTGCCATACATGAACAGATTGTAATGTTGGAAGAAGAAAATATAGATTACGAAGTGATTCCCGGCGTCAGTTCTTTTTTAGCAGCAGCGGCAGTTTTGAAAAAAGAACTGACAATCCCTGAAATAACTCAGACAGTGATTATAACACGAATAGGCGGAAGGACAAAAGTTCCTCCGGAGCAGGAATTAAAAGATTTGTCCCGCCATAGAGCTACAATGGCAATATTTTTAAGTGTGCAGGAAATTGACAGAGTCGTCTCAGAGTTGAAGGAAGGTTACCAAGAGACTACACCCGTTGCAGTTATCTATAAAGCTACTTGGGAAGACCAAGTAATTGTTACAGGTACTCTTGGTGACATTTCACAAAAAGTCAAATTAAAGGGAATAAATAAAACAGCTATGATACTTGTAGGAGATTTTTTGAAAGATATAAAAGCCTATTCAAAGCTTTATGATAGAGAATTTTCTCATAGCTTCAGGGGGAAGGAAGATTTATGA
- the cbiD gene encoding cobalt-precorrin-5B (C(1))-methyltransferase CbiD, whose amino-acid sequence MEVYTIKEGKKLRYGYTTGSCAAAASKAATYMLFAGEKIDTVEIDTPKGWHLILDVLDVTSGEGWVKCGIRKDGGDDPDATHGLIIYSKVELKEREGIDVYGGEGVGVVTKPGLPVSPGKPAINPVPMSMILNEVKKVLPEGKGVKITISVPGGEKVALKTFNPRLGIAGGISILGTSGIVEPMSEESLKASLELELSILSVEGHKKVIFAPGNYGKEYALKEGLEEGLIISYGNFIGFMLEKAVEYGFTHVVLAGHIGKLVKVAAGIFNTHSHVADARAEIMAAYAAHFGADKKTVDKVLDSNTTEEALDIIEKAGVNIKDFSQFIADRVYMKCKQYVYDKLNIEVHLISLKRGIIAKTGEKVEW is encoded by the coding sequence ATGGAGGTTTATACGATTAAAGAAGGGAAAAAGCTTAGATATGGTTATACTACTGGCTCGTGTGCGGCTGCTGCTTCAAAAGCTGCTACCTACATGCTTTTTGCAGGGGAAAAAATAGACACTGTAGAGATAGATACACCAAAGGGGTGGCATCTTATACTTGATGTTTTAGATGTGACGTCAGGAGAAGGTTGGGTAAAATGCGGCATAAGAAAGGACGGAGGCGATGACCCTGATGCAACTCACGGGCTTATAATATATTCAAAAGTGGAATTAAAAGAAAGAGAAGGAATTGACGTGTACGGAGGAGAGGGAGTAGGAGTTGTCACAAAACCAGGGCTTCCTGTAAGTCCTGGAAAACCCGCTATTAATCCTGTTCCAATGTCCATGATCTTAAATGAAGTCAAAAAAGTATTGCCAGAGGGAAAAGGTGTAAAAATTACCATAAGTGTGCCAGGGGGAGAAAAAGTGGCTTTAAAGACTTTTAATCCGAGGCTTGGGATAGCAGGAGGAATATCAATCCTTGGTACCTCGGGTATTGTAGAACCTATGTCTGAAGAATCTTTAAAAGCTTCTCTTGAGTTAGAACTTTCTATACTCTCTGTTGAAGGGCACAAAAAGGTAATTTTTGCTCCGGGAAATTACGGCAAAGAATATGCTTTAAAAGAAGGTCTTGAAGAAGGGCTTATAATATCTTATGGAAATTTCATAGGATTTATGCTGGAGAAAGCGGTAGAGTACGGCTTTACGCATGTAGTATTGGCAGGACATATAGGGAAACTCGTAAAAGTAGCAGCAGGGATATTTAATACCCACAGCCATGTTGCAGATGCAAGAGCAGAAATAATGGCAGCGTATGCAGCCCATTTTGGCGCAGATAAAAAGACTGTTGATAAAGTTCTGGATTCAAATACGACTGAAGAAGCTCTTGATATAATCGAAAAGGCGGGAGTCAATATAAAAGACTTCAGTCAGTTTATCGCCGACAGGGTCTATATGAAATGTAAGCAGTATGTTTACGATAAATTAAATATCGAAGTTCACCTCATTTCATTGAAAAGAGGCATTATTGCAAAAACAGGGGAGAAAGTAGAATGGTGA
- the cobJ gene encoding precorrin-3B C(17)-methyltransferase, whose amino-acid sequence MGWIKVVGIGPGDINDMTLKACNSLKECDIVVGYTTYINLIKPLIKDKEIISSGMRREVDRCKKAVELALQGKNVCVVSSGDAGIYGMAGLMYEVVHKENIDLKIEVIPGVTALNAAAAILGAPVMQDFAVISLSDHLISWQVIEKKLELSSQADFVIVLYNPKSRERPENIIKAQQIVMKYKREDIPVGIVKNASREGQQLIITTLKEMANYEIDMRTIVIIGNESTFVEKGKMITPRGYIL is encoded by the coding sequence ATGGGATGGATTAAAGTCGTAGGAATAGGTCCTGGTGATATAAATGACATGACTCTTAAAGCCTGCAATTCCTTAAAAGAATGTGATATAGTTGTAGGATATACCACTTATATAAACCTTATTAAACCTTTAATTAAGGACAAAGAAATAATCTCGTCAGGGATGAGAAGAGAGGTTGATAGATGCAAAAAAGCTGTTGAGTTAGCTTTACAAGGTAAAAATGTATGTGTTGTGTCGAGCGGTGATGCAGGGATATATGGTATGGCAGGGCTTATGTATGAGGTGGTCCATAAAGAAAATATAGATTTAAAAATAGAAGTAATACCAGGAGTAACTGCTTTAAATGCTGCAGCAGCTATACTGGGAGCACCTGTAATGCAAGATTTTGCAGTTATAAGCCTTTCAGACCATTTGATCTCTTGGCAGGTGATAGAAAAAAAGCTAGAACTTTCATCACAGGCTGACTTTGTAATTGTCCTTTACAACCCTAAAAGCAGAGAAAGACCAGAAAATATTATAAAGGCGCAACAAATTGTTATGAAATATAAAAGAGAGGATATACCTGTTGGAATAGTAAAAAATGCTTCAAGAGAGGGACAACAACTGATAATCACCACCTTAAAAGAAATGGCAAATTATGAAATTGATATGAGGACAATTGTAATAATAGGAAATGAGAGCACTTTTGTAGAAAAAGGCAAAATGATAACGCCGAGGGGATATATTTTATGA
- a CDS encoding precorrin-8X methylmutase, which translates to MNYITDPKEIEKRSFEIIGKNIDETKFEKRELMIVKRVIHTTADFDFAHIIKISDGAIDAGLKALKEGYTIVTDTKMAEAGINKKALKSIGASVKCYIEMPQVEEFSKTYAITRSMAAMIMASKDKRNKIFAIGNAPTALFKLCELINSGEIKPYLIIGVPVGFVGAQEAKEEVKKLGVPYIITEERKGGSTVAAAIVNAILYMFDNRSG; encoded by the coding sequence ATGAATTATATAACTGACCCTAAAGAGATTGAAAAAAGAAGCTTTGAAATAATAGGTAAAAATATTGACGAGACGAAGTTTGAAAAAAGAGAACTTATGATTGTAAAAAGGGTTATACACACAACGGCAGATTTTGACTTTGCTCACATAATAAAAATCTCAGATGGAGCAATAGATGCAGGTTTAAAAGCATTAAAAGAAGGATATACAATTGTCACAGATACAAAAATGGCTGAAGCGGGGATAAATAAAAAGGCTTTAAAATCTATAGGGGCAAGTGTCAAATGTTACATTGAAATGCCGCAAGTAGAGGAATTTTCAAAAACGTATGCTATTACAAGGTCAATGGCAGCAATGATTATGGCATCAAAAGACAAAAGAAACAAAATATTTGCCATTGGCAACGCTCCAACAGCCCTTTTTAAACTTTGTGAACTCATAAATTCTGGTGAAATAAAACCTTATTTGATAATTGGCGTTCCTGTTGGTTTTGTTGGAGCACAAGAGGCAAAAGAAGAAGTGAAAAAACTTGGAGTGCCCTACATAATAACGGAAGAAAGAAAAGGTGGAAGCACAGTAGCAGCAGCTATAGTTAATGCCATTTTGTATATGTTTGACAACAGAAGTGGGTGA
- the cbiT gene encoding precorrin-6Y C5,15-methyltransferase (decarboxylating) subunit CbiT → MTPGIPDEYFVRGNVPMTKEEIRILSISKLRLKEDSVIWDIGAGTGSVSVEAALISKRGVVYSIEKEEEGIKLINENIKKFNVENIVVVAGLAPDVLLDLPSPDRIFIGGAGDKMYQTFKTALTKLKRDGIIVVNGITLDTAYSAHRYFKQNKYKVETICVNISVSKEAGNKTMMIARNPVYIITAEKEG, encoded by the coding sequence ATGACACCGGGAATTCCCGATGAATATTTTGTACGAGGTAATGTGCCTATGACAAAGGAAGAAATACGAATTTTGTCAATATCTAAGTTAAGGCTTAAAGAAGACAGCGTAATATGGGATATTGGCGCTGGTACAGGTTCTGTGTCTGTTGAGGCTGCTTTAATATCAAAAAGAGGCGTTGTCTATTCTATTGAAAAAGAGGAAGAAGGAATAAAACTTATAAATGAAAACATTAAAAAATTTAACGTGGAAAATATTGTTGTGGTAGCTGGTTTAGCTCCTGATGTCCTTTTAGATTTGCCTTCTCCTGATAGGATATTTATTGGAGGAGCAGGGGATAAAATGTATCAAACATTCAAGACTGCTCTAACTAAATTAAAAAGAGATGGAATAATCGTAGTTAACGGGATTACACTTGATACGGCATATTCTGCTCATCGTTATTTCAAACAAAATAAATATAAGGTTGAGACGATATGTGTAAATATTTCAGTTTCAAAGGAAGCAGGAAATAAAACGATGATGATAGCGAGAAATCCTGTTTATATAATAACGGCGGAAAAAGAGGGATAG
- the cbiG gene encoding cobalt-precorrin 5A hydrolase, which translates to MRIAIIALTKNASKLANEIGPKLKGDVYVKEKYAISGNYVITGDFIDFVHKIFNKYQGLVFVMATGIVIRAIAGVLEDKFSDPAVVVVDEKGKFAISLLSGHAGGANGLTLEVASIIGAQPVITTATDVERVISLDVIAKDYGYYIENAGDLKRVSAALVNGENVQFILDEDVEQISLLKDYIKDYDDSEVDAFVYLTDKEIKKPSEKPYIILRPKNIIIGLGCKKGIAFEDLFTFVSEIFKNLNLSLKSIKSIATIDIKKEEKGILQLAEFLKDPVVFYTKEDLKKVEDKFPTSNFVLHTVGVGGVARHSAYLASSGGKEIAYLKRNGMTLAVYKFRKKD; encoded by the coding sequence ATGAGAATAGCAATAATTGCTCTCACAAAAAATGCGTCAAAGCTGGCAAATGAGATTGGCCCAAAATTAAAAGGGGATGTATATGTAAAAGAAAAATACGCCATTTCAGGAAACTATGTAATAACAGGAGATTTTATAGACTTTGTACACAAAATATTCAACAAATATCAAGGGCTTGTTTTTGTAATGGCTACAGGGATTGTGATAAGGGCAATTGCAGGAGTATTGGAGGACAAATTTTCTGATCCTGCTGTTGTGGTAGTTGACGAAAAAGGAAAGTTTGCAATAAGTCTTTTATCCGGCCACGCAGGTGGCGCAAATGGGCTTACTTTAGAGGTGGCTTCTATAATCGGAGCACAACCTGTTATAACAACGGCAACAGATGTGGAGAGAGTCATTTCTTTAGATGTTATTGCTAAAGATTATGGTTACTATATTGAAAATGCGGGGGATTTAAAAAGGGTCAGTGCAGCTCTTGTAAATGGAGAAAATGTACAGTTTATCCTTGATGAAGATGTAGAGCAAATATCTTTGCTAAAAGATTATATAAAGGACTATGATGACAGTGAAGTTGATGCTTTTGTTTACTTAACTGATAAAGAAATAAAAAAACCTTCAGAAAAACCTTATATCATATTAAGGCCTAAAAATATAATTATTGGCTTAGGATGCAAAAAAGGAATAGCTTTTGAGGATTTGTTTACCTTTGTCAGTGAAATCTTTAAAAACTTAAATTTAAGTTTAAAAAGCATCAAGTCAATTGCTACTATAGATATAAAAAAAGAAGAAAAAGGGATACTTCAGTTAGCGGAATTTTTAAAAGATCCTGTTGTGTTTTACACAAAAGAAGATTTAAAAAAAGTAGAAGACAAATTTCCCACCTCGAATTTTGTGCTTCATACAGTAGGAGTTGGAGGTGTTGCAAGGCATTCTGCTTATTTAGCTAGTAGCGGTGGCAAAGAGATAGCATATCTTAAAAGGAATGGGATGACACTAGCTGTGTATAAATTCAGAAAGAAGGATTGA
- the cobK gene encoding precorrin-6A reductase: MILVLAGTKDGREIAERLKLKDVEVVASTVTDYGASIFSEGIKVNKGALDELSLIEFIYKNNIDIVVDATHPFAKDVSINAINACNKTGIKYIRYERESLYCHNAIMVKSFEEAAEECKKYDSIFLTIGSKNLEKFKFLWEAGKKVTVRVLPSSSIIKKCEDLGLTPKDIIAMEGPFSRELNYQMFKEKKAEIIVTKESGIVGGVLEKFEAAKMLGIPVILIKRPDVNYPVVLTNVDSLIKEVAESGHKQY, encoded by the coding sequence ATGATACTGGTTTTGGCAGGTACAAAGGACGGAAGGGAAATTGCAGAACGATTAAAACTTAAAGATGTTGAGGTTGTAGCAAGTACAGTGACAGATTATGGTGCAAGTATTTTTAGTGAGGGAATTAAAGTCAACAAAGGTGCACTGGATGAACTGAGCCTCATTGAGTTTATTTATAAAAACAACATAGACATTGTAGTTGATGCGACTCATCCTTTTGCAAAAGATGTGAGCATAAATGCTATAAATGCCTGTAACAAAACTGGTATCAAGTATATAAGGTATGAAAGAGAAAGTCTATATTGCCACAATGCCATTATGGTTAAAAGTTTTGAAGAAGCAGCAGAAGAATGTAAGAAATACGATAGTATTTTTTTGACAATAGGTAGCAAAAACCTTGAAAAATTCAAATTCCTTTGGGAAGCAGGGAAAAAGGTGACAGTGAGAGTGCTTCCTTCAAGTAGTATCATTAAAAAATGTGAAGATTTAGGGCTAACACCGAAAGACATAATAGCTATGGAGGGTCCTTTCAGTAGAGAACTAAATTATCAAATGTTTAAAGAGAAAAAGGCGGAAATAATTGTGACAAAAGAAAGTGGCATTGTGGGAGGAGTGTTAGAAAAATTTGAAGCTGCTAAAATGCTGGGTATTCCTGTAATTTTAATAAAAAGGCCTGATGTAAATTATCCTGTTGTGTTAACAAATGTTGACAGTCTCATAAAAGAGGTGGCAGAAAGTGGACATAAACAATATTAA
- the cobI gene encoding precorrin-2 C(20)-methyltransferase, with amino-acid sequence MTKLYGVGVGPGEKSLITLKAVETLQKVDVVIAPTSKEERSIAYEIAKPYIKGDVVFMEFPMTYSREDIKTKWEENIEKIRKLLNEGKDVAFITIGDPMIYSTYIYILKGIEEYEVETISGITSYSAAASRLNIPIAEGNEAFAVIPSGDVTEISKALDLFDNVVLMKISRRYKEIVKLLKEKDFKGYLVTKCGHQDEKISYDLDRYIGEKIDYLSLIIAKKVK; translated from the coding sequence ATGACAAAGTTGTATGGTGTAGGAGTAGGGCCAGGGGAAAAAAGTCTCATTACTTTAAAAGCTGTAGAAACACTTCAAAAAGTAGACGTGGTGATAGCTCCAACAAGCAAGGAGGAAAGAAGTATTGCCTATGAGATTGCGAAGCCTTATATAAAAGGTGACGTAGTATTTATGGAATTTCCCATGACTTATTCAAGAGAGGACATAAAAACAAAATGGGAAGAAAATATTGAAAAAATCAGGAAATTGCTTAATGAGGGGAAAGATGTAGCTTTTATAACAATAGGAGACCCCATGATTTATAGTACATACATATACATTTTGAAAGGAATTGAGGAGTATGAGGTAGAGACCATTTCTGGAATTACCTCCTATAGTGCAGCGGCTTCGAGGTTAAATATTCCAATTGCGGAAGGGAATGAGGCATTTGCAGTAATTCCATCAGGAGATGTGACAGAAATTTCAAAAGCACTTGATCTATTTGATAACGTAGTATTGATGAAAATTTCAAGAAGATACAAGGAAATAGTAAAGCTTCTAAAAGAAAAAGACTTCAAAGGATACCTTGTAACAAAGTGCGGTCATCAAGATGAAAAAATATCCTACGACCTTGATAGATACATAGGGGAAAAGATAGATTATCTGTCACTCATTATTGCGAAGAAGGTGAAGTAG
- the hemC gene encoding hydroxymethylbilane synthase, translated as MKKVVRVGTRSSELALMQTIIVINEIKKSMQDFEFEIVKITTQGDASTDRPISEIGGKGVFVKEIEDALLKGEIDMAVHSMKDMPYEIPEGLKLLAVLKREDPKDVFVSRDGTQFMDLKERAKIGTGSLRRQVQLKALRPDIEIVPIRGNIKTRLKKMEELDLNGIVLAAAGLHRLGFENVITEYFPPDVIVPAPCQGILAVEIAENFGNIFQEFYPHIVDRKTFFEAFVERELLKAFGVNCRQPFGAYAQYRKEEDKEKIDVKVAYQKENKLLKGEMTGLIEETDKIIEKLIKEFGGL; from the coding sequence ATGAAAAAAGTTGTAAGAGTTGGTACAAGGTCAAGCGAACTTGCGCTTATGCAAACTATTATAGTTATAAATGAAATAAAAAAGTCTATGCAGGATTTTGAATTTGAAATAGTAAAGATAACCACACAAGGAGATGCATCAACTGATAGACCTATTAGTGAAATAGGAGGAAAAGGAGTTTTTGTAAAAGAGATAGAAGATGCATTGCTCAAAGGCGAAATTGACATGGCAGTCCACAGCATGAAGGATATGCCTTATGAAATACCTGAAGGGCTTAAACTCCTGGCAGTTTTAAAAAGAGAAGACCCAAAGGATGTGTTTGTTTCAAGAGATGGGACACAATTTATGGATTTAAAAGAAAGAGCTAAGATTGGAACCGGCAGTTTAAGAAGACAAGTGCAGCTCAAAGCCTTAAGGCCGGACATAGAGATTGTTCCAATAAGAGGGAATATAAAGACGAGACTCAAAAAAATGGAGGAATTAGACCTTAATGGCATTGTTTTGGCAGCGGCAGGTTTGCATAGGTTAGGATTTGAGAATGTTATTACTGAGTATTTTCCACCTGATGTAATTGTACCAGCACCCTGCCAGGGGATTCTTGCGGTTGAAATTGCAGAAAATTTTGGTAATATATTTCAAGAATTTTATCCCCACATTGTTGATAGAAAAACATTTTTTGAGGCTTTTGTTGAAAGGGAACTTCTAAAAGCCTTTGGAGTTAATTGTAGACAACCTTTTGGCGCCTATGCCCAATACAGAAAAGAGGAAGACAAAGAAAAAATAGACGTAAAAGTTGCTTATCAAAAAGAAAATAAACTTTTAAAGGGTGAAATGACTGGCTTAATTGAAGAAACCGATAAAATAATAGAAAAGCTTATTAAAGAATTTGGAGGTTTATGA
- the hemA gene encoding glutamyl-tRNA reductase — protein sequence MDINNIKMVGIDKDTPLELREKASFKNIGDALVKLKELGLEEVVILSTCHRSEIYFYSQKVTPQQIKEFFIEYFELNEIFSEYLRQICGLDVVEHIFRVACGLESMVVGEDQILSQVKEAINTAQAFNTSGKILFKLFRDAVTLGKKARADTGIKDLALSISYIAVKFVQEIFEDIKGKKAFVIGIGEMGQKAIKNLLDKGADVFVTNRTLSRALELKEQIPEIHVVPYEQKYLHIASSDIVISATNAPHYTVSYEKFREVYNERKICMVDIALPRDIDPRIGQMKGVSLYTLDDLKKTAEENKKERLSLITVIEEMVKEEVKEFDKWYKTLEIEPYIKEVSRYAHEVYNTEFQRIANKLIDSSEKDKENIKIALRRVANKMANKMITYLKESAY from the coding sequence GTGGACATAAACAATATTAAAATGGTGGGAATAGACAAGGACACTCCCTTAGAGTTGAGAGAAAAAGCCTCTTTTAAAAACATTGGAGATGCATTAGTAAAATTGAAAGAGTTGGGACTGGAGGAGGTTGTAATACTTTCCACCTGCCACAGAAGTGAAATTTACTTCTATTCACAAAAAGTAACTCCCCAACAAATAAAAGAGTTCTTTATTGAGTATTTTGAATTAAACGAAATTTTTTCGGAATACTTAAGGCAGATTTGTGGACTTGACGTAGTAGAACACATTTTTAGAGTTGCCTGTGGACTTGAATCTATGGTAGTAGGTGAAGACCAAATATTGTCACAGGTAAAAGAGGCTATAAATACTGCACAGGCTTTTAATACTTCAGGGAAAATACTTTTTAAACTCTTTAGAGATGCAGTAACTCTTGGGAAAAAAGCTCGTGCAGATACGGGCATAAAAGATCTGGCTCTGTCTATAAGCTATATTGCGGTTAAATTTGTTCAAGAGATATTTGAGGATATAAAAGGCAAAAAGGCTTTTGTGATAGGTATTGGGGAAATGGGACAAAAAGCCATAAAAAATCTTTTAGATAAAGGTGCTGATGTGTTTGTAACAAACAGGACTCTTTCAAGGGCTCTCGAATTAAAGGAGCAAATTCCAGAGATACATGTTGTACCTTATGAACAAAAATATCTTCACATTGCCAGTAGTGATATTGTAATAAGCGCTACAAATGCACCTCATTATACAGTAAGTTATGAAAAATTTAGAGAAGTCTACAATGAAAGAAAAATTTGTATGGTAGATATAGCTCTTCCGAGGGATATAGACCCGAGGATAGGACAAATGAAAGGAGTAAGCCTTTATACCCTTGACGATTTAAAAAAGACAGCAGAGGAAAACAAAAAAGAAAGGCTTTCACTTATCACTGTTATTGAAGAAATGGTGAAAGAGGAAGTCAAAGAATTTGACAAATGGTACAAAACCCTTGAAATAGAGCCCTATATAAAAGAAGTAAGTAGATACGCCCATGAAGTTTATAACACAGAATTTCAAAGAATTGCAAATAAATTGATTGACTCATCTGAAAAAGACAAGGAAAATATAAAAATCGCTTTAAGAAGAGTTGCAAACAAGATGGCTAATAAAATGATAACGTATCTTAAAGAAAGCGCTTATTAG
- the cbiE gene encoding precorrin-6y C5,15-methyltransferase (decarboxylating) subunit CbiE, with product MVTIVGIGPGNKKFITPYALEKIKKADVLVGGRRHLKEFEDVNCEKSVINASTDYQHILNKKGNIVILASGEPSLYGITEVILEYVDESQLEIVPGISSIQYMCAKLKMTMNDLTVVSLHGRSEDLVKKVKENKKVVIFTDKAHTPQFIAALLKKANLQDRKIHVGENLSYDNERIYSFTVEELLNCSKKFDLNVVVITCGNI from the coding sequence ATGGTGACAATTGTGGGAATAGGGCCGGGAAACAAAAAATTCATTACCCCTTATGCACTTGAAAAAATAAAAAAGGCGGATGTGCTAGTGGGAGGCAGGCGCCATCTTAAGGAATTTGAAGATGTTAACTGTGAAAAGAGCGTGATAAACGCTTCAACAGATTACCAACATATACTCAATAAAAAAGGCAATATTGTCATTTTGGCATCAGGAGAACCTTCTTTGTATGGTATAACCGAAGTGATTTTAGAATATGTGGACGAAAGCCAATTAGAAATAGTTCCAGGCATAAGCTCAATACAATACATGTGTGCAAAACTTAAAATGACAATGAATGATTTGACAGTTGTAAGCTTACACGGCCGCAGTGAAGATTTAGTAAAAAAAGTAAAAGAGAATAAAAAAGTCGTTATTTTTACTGATAAAGCGCATACACCACAATTTATTGCAGCTTTGTTGAAAAAAGCAAATTTGCAGGACAGAAAAATACACGTTGGTGAAAACCTGTCTTACGATAACGAAAGAATTTACTCTTTTACGGTAGAGGAGCTTTTAAACTGCAGCAAAAAATTTGATTTAAATGTAGTGGTGATAACATGTGGCAATATATGA
- the cobA gene encoding uroporphyrinogen-III C-methyltransferase: MSGIVYLIGAGPGDIGLLTLRAVEVIKNADVLVYDRLINEDILKIAKKDAELIDVGKFPDNHKVPQSKVNEIIAQKAFCGKKVARIKGGDPFVFGRGGEEAEYLSEKGIPYEVVPGITSAVAVLSYAGIPVTHRDLSSSFHVITGHEWKGKDKDLDWEVISKLDGTLVFLMGIKNIEKIVQKLLYYGKDPNTPTAVVMEGTTPNQKAVTAKLINIPQLVQKEGIKNPAVIAVGDVVTLRDRLKWYEDKKLFGKRILLTRTYEQSQQMKKILSEEGADVVVCPTIKITPFLDNTVVFLEEIHKFDYAVFTSVNGVWSFIEAVRKKRFDLRNLSIKVVAIGSKTAEALENIFIYPDIIPEEYTSYSLANALKKHVEGKNIALLTSQIGGNILIESLEDCAEVQKIVAYRNEPNYEIKGKLISELRKGIDIAVFTSSSTFNYMYQLIGDEINLLKNSKIAAIGPVTQKAIQDKGFNVDIVPREYTTQKLIEEMLRNHQNL, translated from the coding sequence ATGTCAGGGATTGTATACTTGATTGGGGCAGGACCTGGAGATATTGGGCTTTTGACATTAAGAGCAGTGGAAGTTATAAAAAATGCAGATGTGTTGGTGTATGACAGGCTCATTAATGAAGATATTTTAAAAATAGCAAAAAAAGATGCAGAGCTTATTGATGTGGGAAAGTTTCCAGATAACCACAAAGTACCTCAAAGTAAAGTAAACGAAATAATTGCCCAAAAAGCTTTTTGTGGCAAAAAAGTAGCCAGAATTAAAGGAGGAGACCCCTTTGTATTCGGAAGAGGTGGAGAAGAAGCCGAATACCTTTCAGAGAAAGGAATACCTTATGAGGTAGTGCCGGGCATAACATCTGCAGTGGCTGTCCTATCCTACGCAGGAATTCCTGTAACCCATAGAGATTTAAGTTCGTCATTTCACGTAATAACGGGTCATGAATGGAAAGGGAAAGATAAAGACCTCGATTGGGAGGTCATATCAAAACTCGATGGGACACTTGTATTTCTCATGGGAATAAAAAATATAGAAAAAATTGTGCAAAAGCTTCTCTATTACGGCAAAGACCCTAATACCCCTACAGCAGTAGTAATGGAAGGCACTACTCCAAACCAAAAAGCTGTGACAGCAAAACTCATTAACATTCCACAACTTGTGCAAAAAGAAGGAATAAAAAATCCTGCAGTTATCGCTGTAGGAGATGTTGTAACATTAAGGGACAGACTAAAATGGTATGAAGACAAAAAGCTTTTTGGAAAAAGGATTTTGCTTACAAGGACCTATGAACAGTCACAGCAGATGAAAAAAATTTTGAGTGAAGAGGGAGCAGATGTTGTTGTTTGTCCTACTATTAAAATCACGCCTTTTTTAGATAATACAGTGGTGTTTTTAGAAGAGATACATAAATTTGATTATGCTGTATTTACAAGTGTAAATGGCGTTTGGAGCTTTATTGAAGCTGTCAGAAAAAAAAGATTTGATTTAAGAAATTTAAGTATTAAAGTAGTGGCAATAGGGAGTAAGACTGCGGAAGCTTTAGAAAATATTTTTATATATCCAGATATAATTCCTGAGGAATACACCTCCTACTCTTTGGCAAATGCACTTAAAAAACATGTTGAAGGAAAAAACATAGCACTTTTAACCTCTCAAATAGGCGGGAATATATTGATAGAAAGTCTCGAAGATTGTGCTGAAGTACAAAAAATTGTTGCCTATAGAAATGAACCAAATTATGAAATAAAGGGAAAGCTTATAAGTGAACTCCGCAAAGGAATAGATATTGCTGTATTTACAAGTTCCTCTACTTTTAATTACATGTATCAATTAATAGGAGACGAAATAAATCTTCTAAAAAACTCTAAAATAGCTGCAATAGGACCTGTAACCCAAAAAGCCATACAGGATAAAGGATTTAATGTAGACATAGTGCCCAGGGAATACACAACGCAAAAGCTTATTGAAGAAATGTTAAGAAATCATCAGAATCTATAA